The proteins below are encoded in one region of Odocoileus virginianus isolate 20LAN1187 ecotype Illinois chromosome 34, Ovbor_1.2, whole genome shotgun sequence:
- the TBXT gene encoding T-box transcription factor T isoform X2: MTSPGTDSPGKSLQYRVDHLLSAVESELQAGSEKGDPTERELRVGLEESELWLRFKELTNEMIVTKNGRRMFPVLKVNVSGLDPNAMYSFLLDFVAADNHRWKYVNGEWVPGGKPEPQAPSCVYIHPDSPNFGAHWMKAPVSFSKVKLTNKLNGGGQIMLNSLHKYEPRIHIVRVGGPQRMITSHCFPETQFIAVTAYQNEEITALKIKYNPFAKAFLDAKERSDHKDMMEETGDSQQSGYNQWGWLIPGTSTLCPPAAPHPQFGGPLSLSSTHGCERYPALRSHRPGPYPSPYVHRNSSPTYSDSSSACLSMLQPHDNWSSLGMPAHTSMLPMGPNAGPPAGSSQYPSLWSVSSGSVAPGAQAAGVPGGLGAQFFRGSSTHSAPLAHPASASSSSGSPLYEGAATATDVADSQYDASAQARLLASWTAVSPPSM, encoded by the exons ATGACCTCCCCGGGCACCGACAGCCCCGGGAAGAGCCTGCAGTACCGCGTGGACCATCTGCTGAGCGCCGTGGAGAGCGAGTTGCAGGCGGGCAGCGAGAAGGGCGACCCCACGGAGCGCGAGCTGCGCGTGGGCCTGGAGGAGAGCGAGCTGTGGCTGCGCTTCAAGGAGCTCACCAACGAGATGATCGTCACCAAGAACGGCAG GAGGATGTTCCCGGTGCTGAAGGTGAACGTGTCCGGCCTGGACCCCAACGCCATGTACTCCTTCCTGCTGGACTTCGTGGCGGCCGACAACCACCGCTGGAAGTACGTGAACGGGGAGTGGGTGCCCGGGGGCAAGCCGGAGCCGCAGGCACCCAGCTGTGTCTACATCCACCCCGACTCGCCCAACTTCGGGGCGCACTGGATGAAGGCGCCCGTCTCCTTCAGCAAAGTCAAGCTCACCAACAAGCTCAATGGAGGGGGCCAG ATCATGTTGAACTCCTTACATAAGTATGAGCCTCGAATCCACATCGTGAGAGTTGGGGGTCCACAGCGTATGATCACCAGCCACTGCTTCCCGGAGACCCAGTTCATCGCGGTGACCGCTTACCAAAACGAGGAG ATCACAGctcttaaaattaaatacaatccATTTGCAAAAGCTTTCCTCGATGCAAAAGAAAG AAGCGATCACAAAGATATGATGGAAGAAACAGGAGACAGTCAGCAGTCTGGGTACAACCAAT GGGGCTGGCTGATCCCCGGAACCAGCACCCTGTGTCCACCTGCCGCCCCCCACCCGCAGTTCGGAGGCCCCCTCTCGCTCTCCTCCACGCACGGCTGCGAAAGGTACCCGGCCCTGAGGAGCCACCGGCCAGGCCCCTATCCCAGCCCGTACGTGCATCGGAACAGCTCTCCAA CCTATTCCGACAGTTCATCCGCCTGTCTGTCCATGCTCCAGCCCCATGACAACTGGTCCAGCCTTGGAATGCCTGCCCACACCAGCATGCTGCCCATGGGTCCGAACGCCGGTCCTCCTGCGGGCTCCAG CCAGTACCCCAGCCTGTGGTCCGTGAGCAGCGGCAGCGTCGCCCCGGGCGCCCAGGCGGCGGGCGTGCCCGGCGGGCTGGGAGCCCAGTTCTTTCGAGGCTCCTCCACCCACTCTGCCCCCCTCGCCCACCCGGCCTCGGCGTCCTCCTCGTCGGGGTCCCCGCTGTACGAGGGGGCCGCCACGGCCACAGACGTTGCCGACAGCCAGTACGACGCCTCGGCCCAGGCCCGCCTCCTGGCCTCGTGGACGGCTGTGTCACCCCCGTCCATGTGA
- the TBXT gene encoding T-box transcription factor T isoform X3, with product MTSPGTDSPGKSLQYRVDHLLSAVESELQAGSEKGDPTERELRVGLEESELWLRFKELTNEMIVTKNGRRMFPVLKVNVSGLDPNAMYSFLLDFVAADNHRWKYVNGEWVPGGKPEPQAPSCVYIHPDSPNFGAHWMKAPVSFSKVKLTNKLNGGGQIMLNSLHKYEPRIHIVRVGGPQRMITSHCFPETQFIAVTAYQNEEITALKIKYNPFAKAFLDAKERSDHKDMMEETGDSQQSGYNQSYSDSSSACLSMLQPHDNWSSLGMPAHTSMLPMGPNAGPPAGSSQYPSLWSVSSGSVAPGAQAAGVPGGLGAQFFRGSSTHSAPLAHPASASSSSGSPLYEGAATATDVADSQYDASAQARLLASWTAVSPPSM from the exons ATGACCTCCCCGGGCACCGACAGCCCCGGGAAGAGCCTGCAGTACCGCGTGGACCATCTGCTGAGCGCCGTGGAGAGCGAGTTGCAGGCGGGCAGCGAGAAGGGCGACCCCACGGAGCGCGAGCTGCGCGTGGGCCTGGAGGAGAGCGAGCTGTGGCTGCGCTTCAAGGAGCTCACCAACGAGATGATCGTCACCAAGAACGGCAG GAGGATGTTCCCGGTGCTGAAGGTGAACGTGTCCGGCCTGGACCCCAACGCCATGTACTCCTTCCTGCTGGACTTCGTGGCGGCCGACAACCACCGCTGGAAGTACGTGAACGGGGAGTGGGTGCCCGGGGGCAAGCCGGAGCCGCAGGCACCCAGCTGTGTCTACATCCACCCCGACTCGCCCAACTTCGGGGCGCACTGGATGAAGGCGCCCGTCTCCTTCAGCAAAGTCAAGCTCACCAACAAGCTCAATGGAGGGGGCCAG ATCATGTTGAACTCCTTACATAAGTATGAGCCTCGAATCCACATCGTGAGAGTTGGGGGTCCACAGCGTATGATCACCAGCCACTGCTTCCCGGAGACCCAGTTCATCGCGGTGACCGCTTACCAAAACGAGGAG ATCACAGctcttaaaattaaatacaatccATTTGCAAAAGCTTTCCTCGATGCAAAAGAAAG AAGCGATCACAAAGATATGATGGAAGAAACAGGAGACAGTCAGCAGTCTGGGTACAACCAAT CCTATTCCGACAGTTCATCCGCCTGTCTGTCCATGCTCCAGCCCCATGACAACTGGTCCAGCCTTGGAATGCCTGCCCACACCAGCATGCTGCCCATGGGTCCGAACGCCGGTCCTCCTGCGGGCTCCAG CCAGTACCCCAGCCTGTGGTCCGTGAGCAGCGGCAGCGTCGCCCCGGGCGCCCAGGCGGCGGGCGTGCCCGGCGGGCTGGGAGCCCAGTTCTTTCGAGGCTCCTCCACCCACTCTGCCCCCCTCGCCCACCCGGCCTCGGCGTCCTCCTCGTCGGGGTCCCCGCTGTACGAGGGGGCCGCCACGGCCACAGACGTTGCCGACAGCCAGTACGACGCCTCGGCCCAGGCCCGCCTCCTGGCCTCGTGGACGGCTGTGTCACCCCCGTCCATGTGA
- the TBXT gene encoding T-box transcription factor T isoform X1, translating into MTSPGTDSPGKSLQYRVDHLLSAVESELQAGSEKGDPTERELRVGLEESELWLRFKELTNEMIVTKNGRRMFPVLKVNVSGLDPNAMYSFLLDFVAADNHRWKYVNGEWVPGGKPEPQAPSCVYIHPDSPNFGAHWMKAPVSFSKVKLTNKLNGGGQIMLNSLHKYEPRIHIVRVGGPQRMITSHCFPETQFIAVTAYQNEEITALKIKYNPFAKAFLDAKERSDHKDMMEETGDSQQSGYNQSGGWLIPGTSTLCPPAAPHPQFGGPLSLSSTHGCERYPALRSHRPGPYPSPYVHRNSSPTYSDSSSACLSMLQPHDNWSSLGMPAHTSMLPMGPNAGPPAGSSQYPSLWSVSSGSVAPGAQAAGVPGGLGAQFFRGSSTHSAPLAHPASASSSSGSPLYEGAATATDVADSQYDASAQARLLASWTAVSPPSM; encoded by the exons ATGACCTCCCCGGGCACCGACAGCCCCGGGAAGAGCCTGCAGTACCGCGTGGACCATCTGCTGAGCGCCGTGGAGAGCGAGTTGCAGGCGGGCAGCGAGAAGGGCGACCCCACGGAGCGCGAGCTGCGCGTGGGCCTGGAGGAGAGCGAGCTGTGGCTGCGCTTCAAGGAGCTCACCAACGAGATGATCGTCACCAAGAACGGCAG GAGGATGTTCCCGGTGCTGAAGGTGAACGTGTCCGGCCTGGACCCCAACGCCATGTACTCCTTCCTGCTGGACTTCGTGGCGGCCGACAACCACCGCTGGAAGTACGTGAACGGGGAGTGGGTGCCCGGGGGCAAGCCGGAGCCGCAGGCACCCAGCTGTGTCTACATCCACCCCGACTCGCCCAACTTCGGGGCGCACTGGATGAAGGCGCCCGTCTCCTTCAGCAAAGTCAAGCTCACCAACAAGCTCAATGGAGGGGGCCAG ATCATGTTGAACTCCTTACATAAGTATGAGCCTCGAATCCACATCGTGAGAGTTGGGGGTCCACAGCGTATGATCACCAGCCACTGCTTCCCGGAGACCCAGTTCATCGCGGTGACCGCTTACCAAAACGAGGAG ATCACAGctcttaaaattaaatacaatccATTTGCAAAAGCTTTCCTCGATGCAAAAGAAAG AAGCGATCACAAAGATATGATGGAAGAAACAGGAGACAGTCAGCAGTCTGGGTACAACCAAT CAGGGGGCTGGCTGATCCCCGGAACCAGCACCCTGTGTCCACCTGCCGCCCCCCACCCGCAGTTCGGAGGCCCCCTCTCGCTCTCCTCCACGCACGGCTGCGAAAGGTACCCGGCCCTGAGGAGCCACCGGCCAGGCCCCTATCCCAGCCCGTACGTGCATCGGAACAGCTCTCCAA CCTATTCCGACAGTTCATCCGCCTGTCTGTCCATGCTCCAGCCCCATGACAACTGGTCCAGCCTTGGAATGCCTGCCCACACCAGCATGCTGCCCATGGGTCCGAACGCCGGTCCTCCTGCGGGCTCCAG CCAGTACCCCAGCCTGTGGTCCGTGAGCAGCGGCAGCGTCGCCCCGGGCGCCCAGGCGGCGGGCGTGCCCGGCGGGCTGGGAGCCCAGTTCTTTCGAGGCTCCTCCACCCACTCTGCCCCCCTCGCCCACCCGGCCTCGGCGTCCTCCTCGTCGGGGTCCCCGCTGTACGAGGGGGCCGCCACGGCCACAGACGTTGCCGACAGCCAGTACGACGCCTCGGCCCAGGCCCGCCTCCTGGCCTCGTGGACGGCTGTGTCACCCCCGTCCATGTGA